A part of Gemmatimonadota bacterium genomic DNA contains:
- a CDS encoding phytanoyl-CoA dioxygenase family protein yields the protein MAVKTELTDEDLEHFRENGYLVLPQAFNADEVARMQHEADRILELIINSSLANGRKSGRLDILQTSTGPMVRKIQPINDLSLFLAGVSADERLIGPMRQLMGDEPILMEEKLNYKEPLPEAIEGIPLVDREDRFPVHNDWAYYLAQDYPQEIISSAVTIDPYDESSGPLHVWPGSHKQHLEHRRPPNKRGWEVLPDLIDFDGGIDLLAPPGSIMLFHSVLVHNSRPNISGRPRRLMIYSHYPRQSDIGHDVRNGPSRLRESPYEWEYQRAKERGEFEDVFQAPVFS from the coding sequence ATGGCAGTGAAAACGGAACTCACAGACGAAGACCTGGAGCACTTCCGCGAGAACGGTTACCTGGTGCTCCCACAGGCATTCAACGCCGATGAAGTCGCCCGCATGCAACATGAAGCAGATCGGATACTCGAGCTCATCATCAACTCTTCCCTGGCCAACGGGCGAAAAAGCGGGCGACTCGACATTCTGCAGACATCTACCGGGCCGATGGTGCGCAAGATCCAGCCCATTAACGACCTGTCGCTGTTCCTGGCCGGAGTGTCTGCCGACGAACGACTCATCGGACCCATGCGTCAACTCATGGGTGACGAGCCGATTCTCATGGAGGAGAAGCTGAACTACAAAGAGCCGCTGCCCGAAGCGATAGAGGGCATCCCATTGGTCGATCGAGAAGACCGGTTTCCGGTTCACAACGATTGGGCGTATTATCTGGCGCAGGATTACCCGCAAGAGATCATCTCTTCGGCCGTGACTATAGATCCGTACGACGAATCGTCCGGACCGCTTCACGTCTGGCCGGGGAGTCACAAACAGCACCTGGAACATCGCCGACCACCCAACAAAAGGGGATGGGAAGTGCTACCGGATTTGATCGATTTCGATGGGGGCATCGACCTGTTGGCGCCGCCCGGCTCCATCATGCTCTTCCATTCGGTGCTGGTCCACAACTCCAGGCCGAATATTTCCGGTCGTCCGCGGAGGCTCATGATCTACAGTCATTACCCCAGGCAAAGCGACATCGGGCACGATGTGAGGAACGGGCCCAGCAGGCTCAGGGAATCGC
- a CDS encoding sulfatase-like hydrolase/transferase: protein MPEKPDIIWIYCDELRTDALDCYGHPRLQLRTPNLDRLACSGVRFTNNFCNAPVCVASRYCTLTGLYPEDTGVYNNEGAWPNFRLPRILQTFPNVFSQNGYSTANFGKIHVAPEIRPGANPEHEIFQYHDGTGGEMKIWEHLGADAVQMIRSPYGGMNGGIFPDGEPYPPDSVVENALHWLQTATSPYLVRISLLQPHTPVLPPAQYVKLLDDWDPGLPDPLPDTLSAFEKRVAEVFGVARMDPEKLRAGRLHYYAQVAWIDTQVGRVLEFLEETGRQEQTLIVFGADHGNPLGETGAFEKLTYTPTVHRVPLLISWSDTIPAEQVRDDICDSLDIARTLFSFANIETPSQFKGRDLFTDPPPDCIYSTIGYGQPFSKMAPNGGRGDWYGNRGWPRRSCIRTSQYRLDKNVLLNGEKPKPEDEDIFLADVYADPEEFTNIARDPECADVVHQLSDQLDKHTANSVEVDPSCLQR, encoded by the coding sequence ATGCCTGAAAAACCTGATATTATCTGGATTTACTGTGACGAACTGCGCACCGATGCGCTGGACTGTTATGGGCATCCCAGATTGCAGTTGCGCACGCCAAATCTCGACCGTTTGGCGTGCAGCGGTGTGCGATTCACAAATAACTTTTGCAATGCGCCTGTTTGTGTTGCCTCCAGATATTGCACGCTAACTGGTCTCTATCCCGAAGACACAGGCGTGTACAACAACGAAGGTGCATGGCCAAATTTCCGGTTGCCCCGTATCCTGCAAACTTTCCCTAACGTATTTTCACAGAACGGCTATTCAACTGCCAATTTTGGAAAGATCCATGTTGCCCCCGAAATACGTCCAGGTGCCAATCCAGAGCATGAAATCTTCCAATACCACGACGGAACAGGTGGTGAAATGAAAATCTGGGAACATCTTGGCGCAGACGCTGTGCAGATGATCCGCTCGCCCTACGGCGGCATGAACGGCGGTATTTTCCCAGACGGTGAACCCTATCCTCCCGACTCAGTCGTTGAAAATGCTTTACACTGGCTCCAAACGGCAACCTCCCCTTATCTCGTGCGCATTTCCCTTCTTCAGCCCCACACGCCGGTATTACCTCCAGCACAATACGTAAAGCTTCTCGACGATTGGGATCCCGGCCTGCCCGATCCGCTGCCTGACACCCTCTCTGCATTTGAAAAACGCGTTGCCGAAGTTTTTGGTGTGGCCAGAATGGATCCCGAAAAACTCCGTGCAGGACGCCTTCACTACTACGCACAGGTCGCCTGGATTGACACTCAAGTCGGACGGGTCTTAGAGTTTCTTGAGGAAACTGGACGACAGGAACAAACGCTCATCGTATTTGGTGCGGACCACGGCAATCCACTTGGCGAGACAGGCGCCTTCGAAAAACTGACTTACACGCCCACAGTGCATCGCGTACCACTTCTAATCTCCTGGTCAGACACCATACCTGCAGAGCAAGTGCGGGATGACATCTGCGATAGTCTGGACATTGCACGAACACTCTTTTCTTTTGCCAACATCGAGACACCTTCGCAATTCAAAGGCCGCGATCTTTTCACTGATCCACCCCCCGACTGTATCTACTCTACAATCGGATATGGCCAGCCATTCAGCAAGATGGCACCCAACGGTGGCCGTGGCGACTGGTATGGTAATCGCGGTTGGCCACGGCGAAGCTGCATACGCACGAGCCAGTATCGCCTTGATAAAAATGTGTTGCTCAATGGCGAAAAACCGAAACCTGAAGATGAAGACATTTTCCTCGCAGATGTGTACGCTGATCCAGAAGAATTCACAAATATAGCACGAGATCCAGAATGTGCAGATGTTGTCCACCAATTGTCTGATCAACTGGACAAACACACAGCAAATTCTGTAGAAGTAGATCCGTCATGTTTGCAGAGATAG
- a CDS encoding FAD-dependent oxidoreductase, with protein MEHMKDDVDVLVVGGGTAGTIAAIQGGRAGLRTALVESGSQLGGVTTTGGVSFPGLFHAWGKQIVAGIGWELVIKAVALDSGQLPDFSVFSPERHWMHQIRINGPVYAALAEEACTQAGVQLHFYEIPTQILETDRGWKIETVGKNLRRTILTKQLIDCTGGANIVGQIGFPRLREEETQPGTLIFKLGGYDVDTLDEDVIQRQFIAAMKDGRLQHGDVSNPRARFIGYLGKGGENAQHVFGADASTSDRHTKTNIAGRQSLLRILRFVRSLPGCENARVLKAQAETAVRETYRIVGEVQITHDDYTSGRHFEDAVSYSFYPIDLHDKDGVKPQPLPEGTVATVPLRALIPKNSHNLLVAGRSVSSDRLANSALRVQASSMAMGQAAGAAAAVSVRLETTPRDVPLSDLHDLLVLHGAVVPKKDI; from the coding sequence ATGGAGCATATGAAAGACGATGTAGATGTGCTCGTAGTTGGCGGAGGCACAGCGGGCACGATTGCTGCCATACAAGGGGGGCGCGCGGGACTTCGCACGGCTCTGGTTGAATCTGGCAGTCAACTCGGCGGTGTCACCACAACAGGCGGCGTTTCCTTCCCCGGGCTTTTTCATGCCTGGGGAAAGCAGATTGTCGCGGGCATTGGATGGGAACTGGTTATAAAAGCAGTAGCACTTGACAGTGGCCAACTGCCGGATTTTTCCGTCTTCTCTCCTGAGCGCCATTGGATGCACCAAATACGCATCAATGGCCCTGTATATGCGGCACTTGCAGAAGAAGCCTGTACTCAAGCAGGTGTGCAATTGCACTTTTATGAAATACCGACGCAAATTTTAGAAACAGACAGAGGTTGGAAAATCGAGACTGTCGGAAAAAACCTGCGGCGCACCATCCTGACCAAACAGTTAATTGACTGCACCGGCGGAGCAAATATTGTGGGCCAGATCGGTTTTCCTCGTTTGCGCGAAGAAGAAACACAACCGGGCACATTGATTTTTAAACTGGGTGGTTATGATGTTGATACGCTGGACGAAGATGTCATACAGAGACAGTTTATCGCAGCCATGAAAGATGGCCGATTACAACACGGCGATGTAAGCAATCCGCGCGCACGGTTCATCGGCTACCTTGGAAAAGGCGGAGAAAATGCCCAGCATGTATTTGGCGCTGATGCATCGACCTCTGACAGGCATACAAAAACCAACATTGCAGGGCGACAATCTTTGTTGCGGATTTTGCGGTTTGTACGTTCACTGCCTGGATGCGAAAATGCCCGCGTTTTAAAAGCGCAGGCAGAAACCGCTGTGCGCGAAACCTATCGCATTGTTGGAGAGGTGCAGATAACCCACGATGATTATACCAGTGGGCGACATTTTGAGGACGCTGTATCGTACTCTTTTTATCCGATTGACCTCCATGACAAAGACGGTGTAAAGCCCCAACCTCTGCCTGAAGGCACAGTTGCAACAGTTCCACTACGCGCACTGATCCCTAAAAACAGTCATAATTTACTTGTCGCTGGACGCAGTGTGAGCAGTGACCGACTTGCAAATTCTGCTTTGCGAGTACAGGCATCCTCAATGGCTATGGGACAGGCAGCGGGTGCAGCAGCAGCAGTATCTGTGCGTTTGGAAACAACACCCCGCGACGTTCCGCTTTCTGATTTACACGATCTACTCGTGCTACACGGCGCAGTTGTCCCTAAAAAAGACATCTAA
- a CDS encoding nucleoside deaminase has translation MSHNDYMRQAIAMAQKAPRSPFGAVIVRQTTGEIIAKGVNRSSEDPTLHGEIDAINRCAAAHSQIDWTELDLYTTAEPCPMCQSAIEWAGISTVYYGTSIPYLQSLGWRQIDIRAKEVARRTPFRQTKVIGGILEFECNALFEAAHKSDSKE, from the coding sequence ATGAGCCACAACGATTATATGCGACAGGCCATTGCAATGGCGCAGAAGGCACCCAGGTCTCCGTTCGGCGCGGTGATCGTTCGACAGACAACAGGCGAGATCATCGCAAAAGGGGTTAACCGTTCTTCGGAAGATCCGACACTCCACGGCGAGATTGACGCGATCAATCGTTGTGCGGCAGCCCATTCACAGATCGACTGGACAGAACTCGATTTGTACACGACAGCTGAGCCGTGCCCCATGTGTCAAAGTGCCATCGAGTGGGCCGGAATTTCTACTGTTTACTATGGGACTTCGATCCCTTATCTGCAAAGCCTCGGTTGGCGGCAAATCGATATCCGCGCCAAAGAGGTGGCTCGCCGTACTCCATTTCGGCAAACCAAAGTAATCGGCGGTATTCTCGAGTTCGAGTGTAATGCCCTGTTTGAGGCCGCCCACAAAAGTGACTCCAAGGAGTGA
- a CDS encoding exo-alpha-sialidase, which produces MYIHPRSINDKVFDAWRSPGRFTKNPDIIRLKSGRLLLVYSDTEAHWGETTQILTILYSENDGQTWDKLSEVATADRSKGDERLVTPRISLLSDDRIVVICDHDDFSHFHEDQPSGNWLWWSTDEGKSWDGPYKPNIRGFEPDRIMELPDGRLAVGSHIMFREAQEFAEIATFSSDGGKTWGNEVTVAHDGYNRFCEGAIVILDGGKEIACVMRENRSGGVPSFVAFSQDNGRTWSAPQMCPFALHRPYVRQLEDGRCMVTGRHVNGGLGCYAWIGDLKKEAGTYAIGGPRRKYSATLNENGLTIHHKPEHECRYSLLPPQDRFSTVNFEAEVQVEGPPGEPIAFMSCGSIGDILYIGSDFISLGRLERTDLHKKIDFSQPRKVAYRHKGGLLRIQVDGEDMIYRNVFRGETHISDHTSSRPDMRTMFGQWSDTGSSTWTSVSFSSQNRTFDDWSWNWSASSGEYPDQYQRDRFVQIHANHPDQEPRPDHGYSSWLTLPDGRIILVDYTNYGDEPNKSHIVGVFIAPEDIA; this is translated from the coding sequence ATGTATATCCATCCACGCTCTATCAACGACAAAGTCTTTGACGCCTGGCGCAGTCCCGGCCGCTTTACCAAAAATCCCGACATCATTCGCCTCAAATCCGGTCGCCTTCTGCTCGTTTATTCCGATACCGAAGCCCACTGGGGTGAAACCACCCAAATCCTCACCATCCTCTACAGCGAAAACGATGGTCAAACCTGGGACAAACTGAGCGAAGTCGCAACTGCTGATCGCAGCAAAGGCGATGAGCGTCTCGTAACACCGCGCATAAGCCTCTTAAGTGATGATCGCATTGTTGTCATCTGCGACCACGACGACTTCAGCCATTTTCACGAAGACCAGCCCTCCGGCAACTGGCTCTGGTGGAGCACAGATGAGGGCAAATCCTGGGACGGGCCTTACAAACCCAACATCAGAGGCTTTGAACCCGATCGCATCATGGAACTGCCCGACGGACGTCTTGCCGTCGGTAGCCATATCATGTTTCGCGAAGCTCAAGAATTTGCTGAAATCGCAACCTTTTCATCTGACGGTGGCAAAACCTGGGGCAATGAGGTCACTGTTGCCCACGATGGTTATAACCGATTTTGCGAAGGCGCAATTGTCATCCTCGACGGCGGCAAAGAAATCGCCTGTGTCATGCGCGAAAACCGCTCTGGAGGTGTGCCCAGTTTTGTAGCTTTCTCTCAGGACAATGGACGCACCTGGAGTGCCCCTCAGATGTGTCCTTTTGCCCTCCATCGTCCGTATGTCAGACAACTCGAAGATGGCCGCTGCATGGTCACAGGTCGCCACGTCAACGGCGGTCTTGGCTGTTATGCCTGGATTGGCGACCTCAAAAAAGAAGCGGGGACATATGCCATCGGTGGTCCCCGCAGAAAATACAGTGCAACACTTAATGAAAATGGTCTCACCATTCATCACAAACCCGAGCACGAATGCCGTTACAGCCTCCTCCCGCCACAGGATCGCTTCAGTACCGTCAACTTCGAAGCTGAAGTGCAAGTCGAAGGCCCACCGGGAGAACCCATTGCCTTTATGTCTTGTGGCAGCATTGGCGATATCCTCTACATCGGCTCTGACTTCATTTCTCTCGGTAGGCTCGAACGCACCGATTTGCATAAAAAAATCGACTTCTCACAACCACGAAAAGTCGCTTATCGCCACAAGGGCGGCCTCTTGCGCATACAGGTTGATGGTGAAGATATGATTTACCGAAACGTCTTCCGCGGAGAAACACACATCTCAGACCATACCTCATCCCGCCCCGATATGCGTACCATGTTTGGCCAATGGAGTGACACAGGCAGTAGCACCTGGACATCCGTCAGCTTTTCATCGCAAAATCGAACCTTCGATGACTGGTCGTGGAACTGGTCTGCCTCCTCCGGTGAATACCCCGATCAATATCAGCGCGACCGCTTCGTTCAAATCCATGCCAACCATCCTGATCAAGAACCCCGCCCTGATCACGGATACTCATCCTGGCTCACCTTACCCGATGGCCGCATCATCCTGGTCGATTACACCAATTATGGCGACGAACCCAACAAAAGCCACATCGTAGGCGTATTCATTGCCCCAGAAGACATTGCATAG
- a CDS encoding FAD-dependent oxidoreductase: MRSDHCYRDDQHMEGTHYNLVIYGGNPAGLACAVRAAREGLTVLIVNHTPHIGGLPANGMGLWDTLYEGWRSPIYNEMRQAIFDHYRNTYGKDSPQYAACLPGETGHSNGKYEARVFEQLSEEMIQAESNITLIKSHYPTDIEQADRLITAITFTEMNREASFRATGDIFVDTSYEGDLLPLANVAFRVGRESKDEFNEPHAGRIFMRFAKELPESEQHMADIVASLNLRQFGGAMETIMPDSTGEGDGVVQAMNFRTALSSDPNNQVKPEPPEDYDPARIKTLLQSLEVNRPDRGQDGGQFPNNKSDWNRPQLIEGATDYVHGDWPTRQRILKDFWNIVIGILYFFQNDPDAPENMREAFAQWGLAKDEFPDNNHMPWEIYVREARRLEGRYMLTEHDVRLAEGIDRAPIHSDTIAICEWYTDVHACHPERVKDSRDEGKVMLHKQTVPGQIPYRSLLTNELDNFLVPVCLSSSHLGQSAIRLEPTWMQIAESAGYAAVQAIKNKQTPADIDIDQLQQTLAEQNSMLTFLNDIDLNDDYAHNAAIQWAGTKGFFDTYDARPQDKLDQHTAHRWIDGFVQLCGEKLDTNTLAHLTRGEACQILYDSYFQQQ; encoded by the coding sequence ATGAGATCAGATCACTGCTATAGAGACGACCAACACATGGAAGGTACTCACTACAACCTCGTCATCTACGGCGGCAATCCCGCAGGCCTTGCCTGTGCAGTTCGAGCTGCGCGTGAAGGATTGACCGTCTTGATCGTCAATCATACACCCCACATCGGTGGACTGCCAGCCAATGGGATGGGACTCTGGGATACACTTTACGAAGGCTGGCGATCGCCCATCTACAATGAGATGCGTCAGGCGATCTTCGATCATTACCGCAATACCTATGGAAAAGATTCACCGCAATACGCAGCCTGCCTGCCCGGCGAAACGGGCCACTCTAATGGCAAATACGAAGCGCGTGTCTTCGAACAATTGTCGGAAGAAATGATACAGGCAGAATCAAACATTACCCTGATCAAAAGCCATTACCCTACCGATATCGAACAAGCTGACCGCTTAATTACAGCCATCACATTCACAGAAATGAATCGCGAGGCAAGCTTCCGAGCTACCGGAGATATCTTTGTCGATACTTCTTACGAAGGCGATCTTCTACCCTTAGCCAATGTCGCTTTCAGAGTCGGGCGTGAATCCAAAGACGAATTTAACGAACCTCACGCTGGTCGCATCTTTATGCGATTTGCAAAGGAGCTTCCCGAGTCAGAACAACACATGGCCGACATTGTTGCATCGCTAAACCTGAGGCAATTTGGTGGTGCGATGGAAACCATCATGCCCGATAGCACGGGCGAAGGCGATGGTGTTGTGCAAGCCATGAACTTTCGCACAGCCCTCAGCAGCGATCCCAACAATCAGGTCAAACCAGAGCCACCAGAAGACTACGATCCCGCACGCATCAAAACCTTACTCCAATCCCTTGAAGTCAACAGACCTGATCGCGGGCAAGATGGCGGACAATTTCCCAACAACAAAAGCGACTGGAACCGACCACAACTTATTGAAGGTGCGACCGACTATGTCCACGGCGACTGGCCAACCCGTCAGCGCATCTTGAAAGACTTCTGGAACATCGTTATTGGCATTTTGTATTTCTTTCAAAACGATCCCGATGCGCCCGAAAACATGCGCGAAGCCTTTGCTCAGTGGGGGCTGGCCAAAGACGAATTTCCCGACAACAATCACATGCCCTGGGAGATCTATGTGCGCGAAGCCCGTCGTCTCGAAGGGCGTTATATGCTCACCGAGCACGATGTTCGCCTGGCCGAAGGCATAGACAGAGCGCCCATTCACTCAGATACTATTGCTATTTGTGAATGGTACACGGACGTTCACGCCTGCCATCCCGAACGCGTCAAAGACAGTCGCGATGAAGGCAAAGTCATGCTCCACAAGCAAACCGTCCCTGGCCAGATCCCTTATCGAAGCCTGCTCACCAATGAATTAGACAATTTCCTCGTCCCAGTCTGCCTTTCTTCCAGCCACCTCGGACAAAGCGCGATTCGTCTGGAGCCCACCTGGATGCAAATTGCCGAGTCTGCTGGTTATGCGGCCGTCCAGGCCATCAAAAACAAACAGACACCGGCCGACATTGATATTGATCAGCTTCAACAAACCCTGGCCGAACAAAATTCCATGCTCACATTTCTCAATGATATTGACCTTAACGACGACTATGCACACAACGCCGCTATACAATGGGCAGGTACAAAGGGATTCTTCGATACATACGATGCCAGACCGCAGGATAAACTTGACCAGCACACAGCGCATCGTTGGATCGATGGTTTTGTCCAGTTGTGTGGAGAAAAACTCGACACCAACACACTCGCACATTTAACCCGAGGTGAAGCCTGCCAAATCCTTTACGATTCCTATTTTCAACAACAATAG
- a CDS encoding phosphotransferase, whose product MDQIPPKEKIQEAFRSAWQFDGSLIPVPGTGRLFSFKKNGATFFARLNWARGQFCPEEVVEFLNHLSTNDAPVPQIVPTLSGDLCIMIGDAVVLSVETDLGGEPCNSRHLHQLGAVGRGLAKIHLASEKFEKSRMQKKDLTGFVEVRLRRALSRSLPGDLCGAIKTLQTELQTTYKHLTRTSVRWMTTHGDVWGPNVHADGEKVGFTDLCNSFAPATVDLVMVQHRWLMNDLTGGRSLLKKEMLDFLRGYLSERPLSVGDRETFGVVWAAYYADQLSHYIEKPGTVRDAVLSRFDFEGQIRRLPLAVDEIRSLL is encoded by the coding sequence GTGGATCAGATTCCACCAAAGGAGAAAATTCAGGAGGCCTTTCGGTCAGCCTGGCAGTTCGATGGTTCTCTCATACCGGTACCAGGCACGGGGCGCCTTTTCTCATTCAAAAAGAATGGGGCGACATTCTTTGCACGATTGAACTGGGCACGGGGTCAGTTCTGTCCGGAGGAAGTTGTCGAGTTCCTCAACCATCTATCAACAAATGATGCCCCTGTCCCCCAGATTGTCCCCACTCTCTCCGGAGATTTGTGTATCATGATCGGAGATGCTGTTGTGCTCTCCGTGGAAACTGATCTCGGTGGGGAACCTTGCAACTCTCGTCACCTCCACCAATTGGGTGCGGTGGGACGTGGACTTGCCAAGATTCATCTGGCATCGGAGAAGTTCGAAAAATCCAGGATGCAGAAGAAAGATCTCACTGGCTTTGTGGAGGTCAGACTTCGGCGAGCGCTTTCCCGTTCTCTTCCTGGCGATCTCTGCGGCGCCATCAAGACCCTTCAGACCGAGTTGCAAACCACCTACAAGCACCTAACACGGACATCCGTACGGTGGATGACAACGCATGGGGATGTCTGGGGTCCCAACGTCCACGCGGATGGCGAGAAAGTCGGTTTCACCGATCTCTGCAACTCTTTTGCGCCAGCTACTGTAGATCTTGTAATGGTCCAACACAGATGGCTAATGAATGATCTGACTGGGGGACGATCTCTATTGAAGAAAGAGATGCTGGATTTCCTACGAGGCTATCTTTCTGAGCGACCACTCTCAGTCGGAGACCGGGAAACATTTGGAGTTGTATGGGCGGCCTACTATGCTGATCAGCTATCGCACTATATTGAGAAACCAGGAACGGTGAGAGACGCCGTGCTCTCACGCTTTGACTTCGAAGGGCAGATTCGGAGACTACCGTTAGCGGTGGATGAGATCAGATCACTGCTATAG